Proteins encoded together in one Streptomyces sp. TLI_171 window:
- a CDS encoding AMP-binding protein, whose product MPHDQHPPADPRPQQDAGPLSYSSGRADTPLLGDTIGANFDRAARAHPGRAALVECATGRRWTYAELAADVDAVAIGLDARGIRRGDRVGIWSPNRAEWMLTQYATAKLGAVLVTINPAYRSHELEYVLNQAGIRLLVAAERFKDSDYAGMIAEVRPRCPELAEVVLLDTPDWEGLLAAGRAGDPAVPARAQAALSADDPINIQYTSGTTGFPKGATLSHHNILNNGYYVGELCGYTEQDRICVPVPFYHCFGMVMGNLAATSHGACTVIPAPAFDASATLAAVAAERCTSLYGVPTMFIAELADPAFDSYDLSSLRTGIMAGAPCPIEVMKDVIGRMGMAEVSICYGMTETSPVSTQTRADDSIERRVSTVGRVGPHLEVKVVDPVTGRTVPRGEPGELCTRGYSVMLGYWGEPEKTAEAIDAARWMHTGDLAVMDRDGYLSITGRIKDMVIRGGENLYPREIEEFLHTHPDVLDVQVIGVPDEKYGEELMAWVRMREGAEPLTAEAVRAFCTGRLARFKIPRYVHVVDAFPMTVTGKVRKVEMREEAARILAL is encoded by the coding sequence GTGCCGCACGACCAGCACCCGCCGGCCGACCCGCGTCCGCAGCAGGACGCCGGTCCGCTGAGCTACTCCTCCGGCCGGGCCGACACGCCGCTGCTCGGCGACACCATCGGGGCGAACTTCGACCGGGCCGCCCGCGCCCACCCCGGGCGGGCGGCCCTGGTGGAGTGCGCCACCGGCCGGCGCTGGACGTACGCCGAACTCGCCGCCGACGTCGACGCGGTGGCGATCGGCCTGGACGCCCGCGGGATCCGCCGGGGCGACCGGGTCGGCATCTGGTCGCCGAACCGCGCCGAGTGGATGCTCACCCAGTACGCCACCGCCAAGCTCGGCGCCGTGCTGGTCACCATCAACCCCGCCTACCGCTCCCACGAGCTGGAGTACGTGCTGAACCAGGCCGGGATCCGGCTGCTGGTCGCCGCCGAGCGGTTCAAGGACTCCGACTACGCCGGGATGATTGCCGAAGTCCGGCCGCGCTGCCCGGAGTTGGCGGAGGTGGTGCTGCTCGACACGCCCGACTGGGAGGGGCTGCTGGCCGCCGGGCGGGCCGGCGACCCGGCGGTGCCGGCCCGCGCCCAGGCGGCCCTGAGCGCGGACGACCCGATCAACATCCAGTACACCTCCGGCACCACCGGCTTCCCCAAGGGCGCCACCCTCTCGCACCACAACATCCTCAACAACGGTTACTACGTCGGGGAGTTGTGCGGCTACACGGAGCAGGACCGGATCTGCGTGCCGGTGCCGTTCTACCACTGCTTCGGCATGGTGATGGGCAACCTGGCGGCCACCTCGCACGGCGCCTGCACGGTGATCCCCGCGCCCGCCTTCGACGCCTCCGCCACCCTGGCCGCCGTCGCCGCCGAGCGGTGCACCTCGCTGTACGGGGTGCCGACCATGTTCATCGCCGAACTCGCCGACCCCGCCTTCGACTCCTACGACCTGTCCAGCCTGCGCACCGGCATCATGGCGGGCGCGCCCTGCCCGATCGAGGTGATGAAGGACGTCATCGGGCGGATGGGCATGGCCGAGGTGTCGATCTGCTACGGCATGACGGAGACCTCGCCGGTCTCCACCCAGACCCGCGCAGACGACTCGATCGAGCGCCGGGTCTCCACCGTCGGCCGGGTCGGGCCGCACCTGGAGGTCAAGGTGGTCGACCCCGTCACCGGGCGGACCGTGCCGCGCGGCGAGCCCGGCGAACTGTGCACCCGCGGCTACTCGGTGATGCTCGGCTACTGGGGCGAGCCGGAGAAGACCGCCGAGGCGATCGACGCGGCCCGCTGGATGCACACCGGCGACCTGGCGGTGATGGACCGGGACGGCTACCTCTCGATCACCGGCCGGATCAAGGACATGGTGATCCGCGGCGGGGAGAACCTCTACCCCCGCGAGATCGAGGAGTTCCTGCACACCCACCCCGACGTCCTGGACGTCCAGGTGATCGGCGTGCCGGACGAGAAGTACGGCGAGGAGCTGATGGCCTGGGTGCGGATGCGCGAAGGGGCCGAGCCGCTCACCGCGGAGGCGGTGCGGGCATTCTGCACCGGCCGGCTGGCCCGGTTCAAGATTCCGCGCTACGTGCACGTGGTCGACGCGTTCCCGATGACCGTCACCGGCAAGGTCCGGAAGGTCGAGATGCGCGAGGAGGCGGCCCGGATCCTGGCGCTCTGA